GTCATCTAAAACAATTGTACTTTGCATGGCACGGTCCCAAAAACCTTTGGGACTGACGGCTGGTAAATTTGGAGCCTTTTGTCTGAGTACTCTTACAGATGTGAgctcacaatttttttttttttactaaatattgtcatgtaaaattttttaattcatgtaaaattacttacaggTTGTAAAAACTGCGATGGCTTATTTATCCGTTCTAAGAACATTCTTAGTTATTGAATAATGACATAAAATTAGCAAATGGATATTTAATtgagttatttatatttttaaactgttGTATAGAacaattgtatttaattaatttagccATCAAATTGTTTCCTAGTTtgggtaaataataaaattaataattgttgaaataattataatttttacccgATAATTTACAGACAATTTTCATACTTgtgatatttttatcaagacatttatttatttgtttatattttctagcggacaactttaataaattcaaaattttattttaaaaaatctgtcgatatttttttacggcaaatttttttttaacagaacgataaaaaaaaaattttataaattttttactgagtTTCAAAATtgtgaagaaaaataaattttttttacaacaaccAAAAAGTGAATTATGACCTAAAACCGACCACAATCACGACCCAAACACAAACCAACCGCAATTTCAAACGGCcgcgaaatttaaactttcgcgCCATTTTGTCGCAGCGGATTTTTCGAACGCCCCCGCACAGATCTCGCACGCGCGACCCCTCTGACGATAATAAAacaatctaaataaaaaagtataaccTGGTTATCTTCTGCTTGTCATATCAATagatatatgataaaaaaaagtacttcAAATCTAAGTATaacaacaaatatttaaaaatatttagttatcTCTCAAGTACTCGCCATCACAATGTTCAAACTATCTTCAAAAATACACACATTTGTGTGTCACCcacaattacaataattataataataacaacaacaataataataataactcacATGtatctcaaatttttaaaatttgatgacgtattttttaccatctcaatgtttttaaaagccacgtaattagtttaaataaagatGGGAAGAATGATAAAATAGTGATAAAAaaccaataataaaatatataaatgtgtcGCGATTTTTTATCGTTATCGTGGTCAATTTAAAAGACCACAAGTCTATAGAAATTAACctagcaatttaaaaaatagaaatgcATTCCTCTAGTTCCACTGCTCCTGATTATATCAGCTTGAATATCAATGATTTCGATATTAACTCGCGTATTACATCCAAGAGTATATGGAgagtaagttttttttcctaaatttattcataaaaaaacaaaatttcaaactgtATTCTAAtgacttcattttttttagcaatgGAACCAACTGTCCCGATTTCAacgtaatatattttatattttattaggaACAATATTGATActgacattttatttcctatctGGTAACACAAATTCAACAATCGATTACGAAAAACCCAGCATAGCTAAAGTAACTTCCAAGATAGCAAaggtaattttgaattaatgaataaaagtcAGCTTTGattgatgataaataattttaaaaatgattacaGTTAGAGGAATTAGTACTAGTAGATACCGGCGAACATGCAGAACAAGTAGAAAATGCCGATACCGGGGATCGGGATGACAACCCGGACCACCTTGAGCACGTGGAGCAGGAAAAAGTCGGGGAAGCCCAAGTTATAGAGGAGCCCGAGTTCCAGCCAGAGGTGAATCAGATTGACGATGACCAGATCGGGGAACCGCCGCAGCCGAAGCCCAATGTCGTTAAATTCAACGGCCCGCAGAACGATCGGCAGAAGGCTGTGGTGAAGGCTTTCAAACATTCGTGGGACGGCTACGTCAAGTATGCGTGGGGTCACGATAATATAAAACCTATTTCACGTGGTCACCATGAATGGTTTGGTCTGGGACTCACTATTGTTGATTCACTTGACACCATGTACATGATGGGTCTAAATGAGGGTAAATTTACAAAGCCTATCAAccatttccttttttttttatcaactaattaatttatcaatttatagaTTTTGCAAAAGCCCGGGCCTGGGTTGCTGACAGCCTGAAGTTCGACCTCAATCGCGACGTCAATTTATTTGAAGTGACAATCCGCGTCCTCGGTGGACTTCTAGCAATTTATCATCTGTCAGGAGATAAATTATTCCTAGACAAAGCGACTGATCTGGGTGACCGGATGATGCCCGCGTTCTCAACGAGCTCAGGAGTACCCTACTCTGACGTTAACCTGGGAACAAAAAGTGCCCACAGTCCTAAGTGGGGACCAGACAGCAGTACGAGTGAAGTCACGTCAATCCAATTGGAATTTCGTGACTTGAGTCGCAGTACTGGACAGCCGCGTTTTGAAGCAGCCGCTGCTCGGGTATCAGAACACATTCACAACCTGGAAAAATACGACGGACTTGTGCCAATTTTTATAAACGCAAACACTGGGTTGTTTAGGAAACACGCGACCATAACTTTGGGAGCACGTGGTGACAGCTATTACGAGTACTTACTTAAACAATGGCTACAAACTGGCAAAACGATTAATTATTTGCGCGACGATTATCTCCTAGGGATATCTGGTACGCAAAAACATTTAGTCAAACGTACGGctaagaataaatatttatttattgctgaACTGGTGGGCGCCTCGCGGGACATGAAGCCCAAGATGGACCATCTGACCTGTTATTTACCTGGTACACTTGCACTGGGAACTCATCACGGGTTGACTACTGAGCACATGGACCTTGCGAAGGAACTTACGACAACCTGCTACCAAACCTACGCCATACAGCCGACATTTTTAGCGCCGGAGATAACTTACTTCAATGTACAAGGTGCCAATGACGATGAAAACCAACTGGACATGTACGTTAAGAGCACAGACGCACACAATCTACTGAGACCGGAGTTCATTGAAAGCCTTTACTACATGTGGTACTTTACGGGCAATAAAACTTATCAGGACTGGGGCTGGCAGATATTCAAAGGGTTTGAAAACTATACGAAAGTTGAAAACGGTTACACGAGCATCGGCAATGTACGCAACCCGCAGAACACTAGGCCGCGCGATATGACTGAAAGTTTCTGGTACGCAGAAACTTTGAAGTACTTGTATTTATTGTTTGACGACACGAGACAGTTGATTGATCTTGACAGATGGATTTTCAACTCCGAAGGACATCCGCTACCGATttacgaaatttaaattatttatttattgactgaaaaaatttttcatccttttttaatgcaatttttaaaatatcctTTGAGTTTTCGACATGATTTTGAATgtgacttaaaaattatttagaattttttgtctagatgactaaattttttattgataatttttttataattttatacttaaaaacaaaattagtttttgtatttttgaaattaccgCCTTAAGTTTTATTGCATTTAAATTGACGTGAAAAAGTTATCAATAAAGACGTCAGCTCtagactaaaattttattttttaaaaataattactagaatgtaattaattagatggttttttatattacttgCATTGAAATTAGTTTCGATGCCTGTTTCCGGCGTAAGTTAATTTCAGACCCTCAGTTTTTTCTCTGCCCGATACCGAATTGATCAAGATCCATTTCTTCTAGActccaattatttttctcaatttatctataaattcatttcctccaaaaatttgaaaatttcctgatgataaaaataaattcctcTATAATTTTTACGCGCGCTTTTGgtattcaatttaaatcagACATTTAAACTCATACTTTTAATGcaggtaattataaaaaatatagagagTGACacgagataaaacaaaatttcagaCTCGGTGTGATGCCAGTCCTCACTCTGGTTTGAATTTCTTTTGTTCGATCTCTTGCCGCGCGATAAACTATCGAGTAATGCcataatttaaagttttaaaagacCCGAGATTTAATTAcattccat
This window of the Microplitis mediator isolate UGA2020A chromosome 8, iyMicMedi2.1, whole genome shotgun sequence genome carries:
- the LOC130673606 gene encoding endoplasmic reticulum mannosyl-oligosaccharide 1,2-alpha-mannosidase, with the protein product MHSSSSTAPDYISLNINDFDINSRITSKSIWRQWNQLSRFQRNIFYILLGTILILTFYFLSGNTNSTIDYEKPSIAKVTSKIAKLEELVLVDTGEHAEQVENADTGDRDDNPDHLEHVEQEKVGEAQVIEEPEFQPEVNQIDDDQIGEPPQPKPNVVKFNGPQNDRQKAVVKAFKHSWDGYVKYAWGHDNIKPISRGHHEWFGLGLTIVDSLDTMYMMGLNEDFAKARAWVADSLKFDLNRDVNLFEVTIRVLGGLLAIYHLSGDKLFLDKATDLGDRMMPAFSTSSGVPYSDVNLGTKSAHSPKWGPDSSTSEVTSIQLEFRDLSRSTGQPRFEAAAARVSEHIHNLEKYDGLVPIFINANTGLFRKHATITLGARGDSYYEYLLKQWLQTGKTINYLRDDYLLGISGTQKHLVKRTAKNKYLFIAELVGASRDMKPKMDHLTCYLPGTLALGTHHGLTTEHMDLAKELTTTCYQTYAIQPTFLAPEITYFNVQGANDDENQLDMYVKSTDAHNLLRPEFIESLYYMWYFTGNKTYQDWGWQIFKGFENYTKVENGYTSIGNVRNPQNTRPRDMTESFWYAETLKYLYLLFDDTRQLIDLDRWIFNSEGHPLPIYEI